The Nocardioides sp. S5 genome includes a window with the following:
- a CDS encoding LLM class flavin-dependent oxidoreductase gives MTALSVLDLVTVRSDQTTGDALAASRSLAQVADELGYRRYWVAEHHNMPAVASTNPPVIIAMLAAATSRIRVGSGGVMLPNHAPLVVAEQFALLEAAYPGRIDLGLGRAPGTDPLTRYVLRGGSAESADDAVTRFPEYVDDIRTLMSTEGVEVQIGPRRQPLRATPSARSVADVWLLGSSDYSARLAAEKGLPYVFAHHFSGEGTGAALDLYRSTYRPSPEHPEPRTFLTVNAVVAETEEEARRRALPNVQQMIALRTGAPLHPQRLVEQAEAVEMTPEQRSVGTAMARRWVVGSPEQAREQLAELAETYGVDEVMVHPVAGAATGTDVRTSPAREETLRLLVA, from the coding sequence GTGACTGCCCTCTCCGTGCTCGACCTCGTGACCGTCCGCAGCGACCAGACCACCGGCGACGCGCTCGCCGCCTCCCGGAGCCTCGCGCAGGTCGCCGACGAGCTCGGCTACCGCCGCTACTGGGTCGCCGAGCACCACAACATGCCGGCGGTCGCGTCGACCAACCCGCCGGTCATCATCGCGATGCTCGCCGCGGCCACCTCGCGGATCCGCGTCGGCTCGGGCGGCGTGATGCTGCCCAACCACGCGCCGCTCGTGGTCGCCGAGCAGTTCGCGCTCCTCGAGGCGGCGTACCCCGGCCGCATCGACCTCGGCCTGGGCCGTGCGCCCGGCACCGACCCGCTGACCAGGTACGTCCTGCGCGGCGGCAGCGCGGAGTCGGCCGACGATGCCGTCACCCGCTTCCCGGAGTACGTCGACGACATCCGCACCCTGATGTCGACCGAGGGCGTCGAGGTGCAGATCGGCCCGCGCCGCCAGCCCCTGCGCGCCACGCCGTCGGCACGCAGCGTCGCCGACGTGTGGCTGCTCGGGTCGTCGGACTACTCCGCCCGCCTCGCGGCCGAGAAGGGCCTGCCCTACGTCTTCGCCCACCACTTCTCCGGCGAGGGCACCGGCGCTGCGCTCGACCTCTACCGCTCGACCTACCGTCCCTCGCCCGAGCACCCGGAGCCCCGCACCTTCCTCACCGTCAACGCCGTCGTCGCCGAGACCGAGGAGGAGGCACGCCGCCGGGCGCTGCCCAACGTGCAGCAGATGATCGCGCTGCGCACCGGCGCCCCGCTGCACCCGCAGCGCCTGGTCGAGCAGGCCGAGGCCGTGGAGATGACGCCCGAGCAGCGCTCGGTCGGCACTGCGATGGCACGCCGCTGGGTCGTGGGATCACCCGAGCAGGCGCGCGAGCAGCTCGCGGAGCTCGCGGAGACCTACGGCGTCGACGAGGTCATGGTGCACCCCGTCGCGGGTGCGGCGACCGGGACCGACGTACGCACCTCGCCAGCGCGTGAGGAGACGCTGCGGCTGCTGGTGGCGTAG
- a CDS encoding EamA family transporter: MNTRDSLLAALVATIWGFNFVVIDWGMRDVPPLLFVAIRFTAVLLPAVFLVPRPAASWRSIAAVGAFMSLGQFALLYLAMAAGMPPGLAALVLQAQVVFTIVLAAGVLREIPTPVQVGGVALGTAGLVLIGVGRGGHVPFLALALCLLAALSWAVGNVVARQARVPGGLSLTVWSALVVPGPLLVLSIAVDGPDAVVAAVAGFSWQAGVSTLYTAGFASLVGYGIFNGLLARWPSSDVVPWVLLAPVVAMASAWSLLGQRPNAAELGGGGLLLLGVLVALRRPAPVATPADPGRGRRRAGVVHRDRVVEPR; encoded by the coding sequence GTGAACACACGTGACTCGTTGCTGGCCGCCCTCGTCGCCACGATCTGGGGGTTCAACTTCGTGGTCATCGACTGGGGGATGCGCGACGTGCCGCCGCTGCTGTTCGTGGCGATCCGGTTCACCGCGGTGCTGCTGCCGGCGGTGTTCCTCGTGCCGCGACCGGCGGCATCCTGGCGGAGCATCGCCGCGGTCGGCGCGTTCATGTCGCTCGGACAGTTCGCCCTGCTCTACCTGGCGATGGCGGCCGGCATGCCCCCGGGCCTGGCCGCCCTGGTGCTCCAGGCCCAGGTGGTCTTCACCATCGTGCTGGCCGCCGGGGTGCTGCGGGAGATCCCCACGCCCGTCCAGGTCGGCGGGGTCGCGCTCGGAACGGCCGGGCTCGTGCTCATCGGCGTCGGGCGGGGTGGGCACGTGCCGTTCCTCGCGCTGGCGCTCTGCCTGCTCGCCGCTCTGTCCTGGGCCGTCGGAAATGTCGTGGCCCGCCAGGCTCGCGTGCCCGGTGGCCTGTCGCTGACGGTCTGGTCGGCGCTCGTCGTACCCGGTCCGCTGCTGGTGCTCTCGATCGCGGTCGACGGCCCGGACGCGGTGGTCGCGGCGGTGGCGGGCTTCTCGTGGCAGGCGGGGGTGTCGACGCTCTACACCGCGGGCTTCGCCTCGCTGGTGGGCTACGGGATCTTCAACGGGCTGCTCGCCAGGTGGCCGTCGAGCGACGTCGTCCCATGGGTCCTGCTCGCTCCGGTCGTGGCGATGGCCTCGGCCTGGTCCCTGCTCGGCCAACGTCCCAATGCCGCCGAGCTGGGCGGTGGCGGTCTGCTGCTGCTCGGCGTGCTGGTGGCGCTGCGTCGTCCCGCGCCGGTGGCCACTCCCGCGGACCCCGGCCGCGGGCGACGCCGGGCCGGGGTAGTCCACCGGGATCGTGTCGTGGAGCCGCGGTAG
- a CDS encoding IS30 family transposase, giving the protein MAARRGLWECIAAGCSVEEAASRVGVPVTTARRWFREAGGVKQLPSRRPATYRRLSMLEREWIHAAMEREESIREIARSLSRSPSTISREIAKNLCNQNYGRPARDGRRRSTPWNYSPHLAQVGAERRARGKGRPAKLTLNERLRREVQSRLARKHSPEQIARRLRKKFPDQPEMWVSHETIYQSIYVQGRGALKRELAVCLRTGRAIRRPRRSGEARRGRIKDMVNISERPAEVEDRAVPGHWEGDLITGKENKSAIGTLVERTTGFLMLLHLPERHGAIEVQEAMIQTLAQLPDRLRGSVTWDQGIEMANHAQITLATDVKIYFCDPASPWQRGLNENTNGLLRQYFPKGTDLSGYHPDYLAYVANELNDRPRKRLDWDTPTEALTALLSKPTDPDGVALAG; this is encoded by the coding sequence ATGGCGGCACGTCGAGGGTTGTGGGAGTGCATCGCGGCGGGCTGCTCGGTGGAGGAGGCTGCCTCACGTGTCGGTGTGCCGGTCACGACGGCACGCCGGTGGTTTCGTGAGGCTGGCGGTGTGAAGCAGTTACCCAGCCGCAGGCCGGCCACGTACCGACGCTTGTCGATGCTCGAGCGTGAGTGGATCCATGCCGCGATGGAGCGTGAGGAGTCGATCCGCGAGATCGCGCGATCCTTGAGCCGGTCGCCCTCGACGATCAGCCGCGAGATCGCGAAGAACCTGTGCAACCAAAACTACGGCCGCCCGGCCCGCGATGGCAGACGACGCTCCACGCCGTGGAACTACTCCCCGCACCTGGCACAGGTCGGTGCGGAGCGTCGGGCTCGCGGCAAGGGCCGCCCGGCGAAGCTGACGCTCAACGAGCGACTGCGTCGGGAGGTGCAGTCCAGACTGGCCCGCAAGCACAGTCCCGAGCAGATCGCCCGGCGGCTGCGTAAGAAGTTCCCCGACCAGCCGGAGATGTGGGTGTCACACGAGACGATCTACCAGTCGATCTACGTCCAGGGCCGCGGCGCTCTCAAGCGTGAGTTGGCGGTGTGTCTACGCACCGGGCGCGCCATCCGCAGACCCCGCCGCAGTGGCGAGGCACGCCGCGGCCGGATCAAGGACATGGTCAACATCAGCGAGCGTCCCGCCGAGGTCGAGGACCGGGCCGTGCCCGGACACTGGGAGGGCGACCTGATCACCGGCAAGGAGAACAAGTCCGCGATCGGCACCCTGGTCGAGCGGACCACGGGCTTCCTGATGCTGTTGCACCTGCCCGAACGCCACGGTGCAATCGAGGTCCAAGAAGCGATGATCCAGACCCTCGCCCAGCTCCCCGATCGGCTTCGGGGCAGCGTCACCTGGGACCAGGGCATCGAGATGGCCAACCACGCCCAGATCACCTTGGCCACCGACGTGAAGATCTACTTCTGCGACCCCGCTTCACCCTGGCAGCGCGGCCTGAACGAGAACACCAACGGGCTCCTGCGCCAGTACTTCCCCAAGGGCACCGATCTGTCCGGATACCACCCCGACTACTTGGCCTACGTCGCGAACGAGCTCAACGACCGACCACGCAAACGTCTGGACTGGGACACCCCCACCGAAGCCCTCACCGCCCTACTGTCGAAACCAACAGATCCAGACGGTGTTGCGCTAGCAGGTTGA
- a CDS encoding alkene reductase, whose product MTRAFESLTVGRWQLPQRFVMAPLTRNRAGAGHAPTALNAEYYAQRAGAGLIVTEGTAPSQVGQGYLNVPGLYTDEQVEGWRLVADAVHAKDGIVVAQLMHAGRIAHADNKDGVETIAPSAVQAPDEMVTAEGPKPHDVPRAPETDEIAGLVADFVAASRNAVAAGLDGVEVHAANGYLLHQFLDPTINLREDAYGGSPENRARFVIEVVTAVAEAIGADRVGLRLSPGHAFNGVGEEIGSDLTATYRAVVDGVSSLGLAYLSLLASPLEPLETLVRDLRERFDGVVLLNDGFGDVTTLDSVEKLLATGLADAVVVGRPFLANPDLGERWRKGADLNEPDQATFYGGGAEGYTDYPTLDEAS is encoded by the coding sequence ATGACCCGTGCATTCGAGTCCCTCACCGTCGGCCGCTGGCAGCTCCCGCAGCGCTTCGTGATGGCGCCGCTGACGCGCAACCGCGCCGGCGCCGGCCACGCCCCGACCGCCCTGAACGCCGAGTACTACGCCCAGCGCGCCGGTGCCGGCCTCATCGTCACCGAGGGCACGGCGCCGAGCCAGGTGGGCCAGGGCTACCTCAACGTGCCGGGCCTCTACACCGACGAGCAGGTCGAGGGCTGGCGCCTGGTGGCCGACGCCGTGCACGCCAAGGACGGCATCGTCGTCGCGCAGCTGATGCACGCCGGTCGCATCGCCCACGCAGACAACAAGGACGGCGTCGAGACGATCGCTCCGAGCGCCGTGCAGGCGCCGGACGAGATGGTGACCGCCGAGGGTCCCAAGCCGCACGACGTGCCCCGCGCCCCGGAGACCGACGAGATCGCCGGCCTGGTCGCCGACTTCGTCGCCGCCTCGCGCAACGCCGTCGCGGCCGGGCTCGACGGTGTCGAGGTCCACGCCGCCAACGGCTACCTGCTGCACCAGTTCCTCGACCCGACGATCAACCTGCGCGAGGACGCCTACGGCGGCTCGCCGGAGAACCGGGCTCGCTTCGTCATCGAGGTCGTCACGGCCGTCGCCGAGGCGATCGGCGCCGACCGGGTGGGCCTGCGGCTGAGCCCCGGCCACGCGTTCAACGGCGTCGGCGAGGAGATCGGGTCGGACCTCACCGCGACCTACCGCGCCGTGGTCGACGGCGTGTCGTCGCTCGGCCTGGCCTACCTGAGCCTGCTCGCCAGCCCGCTCGAGCCCCTCGAGACGTTGGTCCGCGACCTGCGGGAGCGCTTCGACGGCGTCGTGCTCCTCAACGACGGCTTCGGTGACGTCACGACGCTCGACTCGGTGGAGAAGCTCCTCGCGACCGGCCTGGCCGACGCCGTGGTCGTGGGTCGCCCGTTCCTGGCCAACCCGGACCTCGGCGAGCGCTGGCGCAAGGGTGCCGACCTCAACGAGCCCGACCAGGCGACCTTCTACGGCGGTGGCGCCGAGGGCTACACCGACTACCCGACCCTCGACGAGGCGTCCTGA
- a CDS encoding MFS transporter, with translation MSATTSSPRERILSPAYAATTVAMFGLIAFVAFEAMAVATVMPTVARDLDGLGLYALAFAAPLASGVVGMVAAGTWSDRTGPVVPLLASMALFSAGLLVCGLAPSMEVLLAGRVLQGLGGGALTVGLYVIVGLVYPPALRPAVFASFAAAWVLPALFGPGLAALVADVWSWRWVFLGAVALVVVALAMLAPALRGLEPHAEGTATPRSRLWWAVLGAVAVLVLELLGSATGTTALGALLALALVWVALGRLLPAGTRRAAPGLPAVVATRGLLSAVFFCAEAYIVYVLQDHWDLGPGRAGIALTCVGVVWATTSQVQSRLGERVSHPRAMLVGTSLVLVGTACLAASVLLVDAGAQPSALLPGAAYVLAGAGMGFAYPRTGVAMLEASSDRDRGFNSSALSVADSLGAALALSLAGAVFAVTERTGADPFLAVFTMAAAAGVLGVVAASRTGVRR, from the coding sequence GTGAGTGCCACCACGTCATCGCCGCGCGAGCGGATCCTCTCCCCCGCCTACGCCGCGACGACCGTCGCGATGTTCGGCCTGATCGCCTTCGTGGCCTTCGAGGCGATGGCGGTCGCCACGGTCATGCCGACCGTGGCGCGCGACCTCGACGGGCTCGGCCTCTACGCGCTGGCCTTCGCCGCACCCCTGGCGAGCGGGGTGGTCGGGATGGTCGCCGCCGGGACGTGGAGCGACCGGACCGGCCCGGTGGTGCCGCTGCTCGCGTCGATGGCGCTGTTCTCCGCCGGCCTGCTCGTGTGCGGCCTCGCGCCGTCGATGGAGGTGCTGCTCGCCGGCCGCGTGCTCCAGGGCCTCGGCGGCGGGGCCCTCACCGTCGGGCTCTACGTCATCGTCGGCCTCGTCTACCCGCCGGCGCTGCGACCCGCGGTCTTCGCGTCCTTCGCCGCCGCGTGGGTGCTGCCGGCCCTCTTCGGTCCCGGGCTCGCAGCGCTGGTGGCCGACGTGTGGAGCTGGCGATGGGTCTTCCTGGGCGCGGTGGCCCTCGTCGTGGTGGCGCTGGCGATGCTCGCCCCAGCGCTCCGCGGCCTCGAGCCGCACGCGGAGGGCACGGCGACCCCGCGGTCGCGGCTGTGGTGGGCGGTCCTCGGCGCCGTCGCGGTGCTGGTGCTCGAGCTGCTCGGCTCCGCGACCGGCACCACCGCCCTGGGCGCGCTGCTGGCGCTGGCGCTGGTGTGGGTGGCGCTGGGCCGGCTGCTCCCGGCCGGCACCCGGCGTGCCGCCCCCGGGCTCCCCGCCGTGGTCGCCACCCGCGGCCTGCTGAGCGCGGTCTTCTTCTGTGCCGAGGCCTACATCGTCTACGTCCTGCAGGACCACTGGGACCTCGGCCCCGGCCGCGCCGGCATCGCGCTCACCTGCGTGGGCGTCGTGTGGGCCACGACCAGCCAGGTGCAGTCACGGCTCGGCGAGCGTGTCTCGCACCCGCGGGCGATGCTCGTCGGCACGTCGCTCGTGCTGGTCGGCACCGCCTGCCTGGCCGCCTCCGTGCTGCTGGTCGACGCGGGCGCGCAGCCGTCCGCCCTGCTGCCGGGAGCGGCGTACGTCCTCGCCGGGGCCGGCATGGGATTCGCCTACCCCCGCACCGGCGTCGCCATGCTCGAGGCGTCGTCGGACCGTGACCGCGGCTTCAACTCGTCCGCGCTCTCGGTCGCCGACTCGCTCGGGGCCGCGCTGGCCCTGTCGCTGGCCGGCGCGGTCTTCGCCGTCACCGAGCGCACGGGGGCCGATCCGTTCCTCGCGGTCTTCACGATGGCGGCCGCGGCCGGGGTGCTGGGCGTCGTCGCCGCGTCGCGCACCGGCGTACGCAGGTGA